From uncultured Roseateles sp., the proteins below share one genomic window:
- the flgB gene encoding flagellar basal body rod protein FlgB encodes MIKQLTDSLNFQTQALVLRSERQRLIASNIANADTPGYKSRDMDFSRALKEATESLGASSGMATTQAGHISPPAGARSDAQMLYGAPSQTNLDNNSVDMDRERASFADNSIKYEATLRFINASVRTTLDSMKSHNAS; translated from the coding sequence ATGATCAAGCAACTGACCGACTCGCTGAATTTCCAGACCCAGGCGCTGGTGCTGCGCTCTGAGCGTCAGCGCCTGATCGCCAGCAATATCGCCAATGCCGACACACCGGGCTACAAGTCACGCGACATGGACTTCTCGCGTGCGCTCAAGGAGGCCACCGAAAGCCTGGGCGCCAGCAGCGGCATGGCCACCACCCAGGCCGGCCACATCAGCCCGCCGGCCGGCGCACGCAGCGACGCCCAGATGCTCTACGGCGCCCCTTCGCAAACCAATCTGGACAACAACTCGGTCGACATGGACCGCGAACGCGCCAGCTTCGCCGACAACTCGATCAAGTACGAGGCCACGCTGCGCTTCATCAACGCCAGCGTGCGCACCACGCTGGACTCGATGAAGTCGCACAACGCGTCCTGA
- a CDS encoding malonic semialdehyde reductase, which yields MQISTEQVFTEARTQTGYLDRPVSDATLRELYELLKWGPTSANSSPARFAFVRSAEAKQRLMACMDAGNVEKVRQAPVTVIIGMDMAFYEQLPQLFPHTNARAWFEGKAQKIADTAFRNSSLQGGYLILAARALGLDCGPMSGFDNARVDAEFFAGTPVRSNFVCCLGQGDTARLHPRNPRLSFEQACSLL from the coding sequence ATGCAAATCAGCACCGAACAAGTGTTCACCGAGGCCCGTACCCAGACCGGCTATCTGGACCGGCCGGTCAGCGACGCCACCCTGCGCGAGCTGTATGAACTGTTGAAGTGGGGCCCGACCTCGGCCAATAGCTCGCCAGCCCGCTTTGCCTTTGTGCGTTCGGCCGAGGCGAAGCAGCGGCTGATGGCCTGCATGGATGCCGGCAATGTCGAGAAGGTGCGCCAGGCGCCGGTGACGGTGATCATCGGCATGGACATGGCTTTTTACGAGCAGCTGCCGCAGCTGTTTCCGCACACCAATGCCCGTGCCTGGTTCGAGGGCAAGGCACAGAAGATTGCCGACACCGCCTTTCGCAACAGCAGCCTGCAGGGCGGCTATCTGATACTGGCGGCGCGGGCGCTGGGCCTGGACTGCGGGCCGATGAGCGGCTTTGACAACGCCCGTGTCGACGCCGAATTCTTCGCCGGCACCCCCGTGCGCAGCAATTTCGTCTGCTGCCTGGGCCAGGGCGATACGGCCAGGCTGCATCCGAGAAACCCGCGTCTGAGCTTTGAGCAGGCCTGCTCGCTGCTGTGA
- a CDS encoding sulfite exporter TauE/SafE family protein, with the protein MLAAVITEPLFYAVAVPAVLMMGMSKSGFGAGFGALAVPLMSLAVPVPQAAAIMLPLLAVMDGLGFMALVKQADRGLLKLLLPAGLLGTLLGTALFSVLSAGTVAAVVGVLTLLFVAQRLIWPPSPAAVQPPRWLGAVLGLASGFTSFVSHAGGPPIMAYVLPLRLAPVTFSATMAVFFTAINLSKWIPYAFLGLIDLRNMSTSLALLPLAPIGVWTGLKLMRRVSQQLFYRLVTVGMTLTGVVLIWRGLS; encoded by the coding sequence CTGCTCGCTGCTGTGATCACCGAGCCGCTGTTTTACGCGGTGGCCGTGCCCGCCGTGCTGATGATGGGCATGTCCAAGAGCGGCTTTGGCGCCGGCTTCGGCGCGCTGGCCGTGCCGCTGATGTCGCTGGCCGTTCCGGTGCCGCAGGCGGCGGCCATCATGCTGCCGCTGCTGGCGGTGATGGATGGCCTGGGTTTCATGGCCCTGGTCAAGCAGGCCGACCGCGGCCTGCTGAAACTGCTGCTGCCCGCCGGCTTGCTGGGCACCCTGCTGGGCACGGCGCTGTTCTCGGTGCTGTCGGCTGGCACGGTGGCCGCCGTGGTGGGTGTGCTGACCCTGCTGTTCGTGGCCCAGCGCCTGATCTGGCCGCCCAGCCCCGCGGCCGTGCAGCCGCCGCGCTGGCTGGGCGCCGTGCTGGGCCTGGCCTCGGGCTTCACCAGCTTCGTTTCCCATGCCGGCGGCCCACCCATCATGGCCTATGTGCTGCCGCTGCGCCTGGCGCCGGTGACCTTCAGCGCGACGATGGCGGTGTTCTTCACCGCCATCAATCTGTCGAAGTGGATTCCCTATGCCTTTCTGGGCCTGATCGACCTGCGCAATATGAGCACCTCGCTGGCGCTGCTGCCGCTGGCGCCCATAGGCGTGTGGACCGGGCTCAAGCTGATGCGTCGGGTCTCCCAGCAGCTGTTTTACCGCCTGGTGACGGTGGGCATGACGCTGACCGGGGTGGTGCTGATCTGGCGGGGGCTCAGCTAG
- a CDS encoding flagellar hook capping FlgD N-terminal domain-containing protein, whose translation MAVAAVTDTSATTNLNASAALTKKQADTQDRFLKLLVTQMQNQDPMNPMDNAQVTSQMAQIQTVSGVETLNTSVQSLTSQFANMQALQSVAMVGHNVLIPGNRLAISEGKGVGAYELDATARAVKLEVLNSAGVVLDTQQLGDQATGRHSFSVDASKYADQSGLKFRITATTSSGTVGSTTLSQDKVTAISTSDNKLQLELQNAGLVYYSSVRSFN comes from the coding sequence ATGGCAGTAGCCGCAGTCACCGACACCAGCGCCACCACCAATCTCAACGCCTCGGCAGCGCTGACCAAGAAGCAGGCCGACACCCAGGACCGTTTCCTGAAGCTGCTGGTCACGCAGATGCAGAACCAGGACCCGATGAACCCGATGGACAACGCCCAGGTGACGAGCCAGATGGCGCAGATCCAGACGGTCAGCGGGGTCGAGACCTTGAACACCTCGGTGCAGTCGCTGACCAGCCAGTTCGCCAATATGCAGGCACTGCAAAGCGTGGCCATGGTCGGCCACAACGTGCTGATTCCGGGCAACCGCCTGGCCATCAGCGAGGGCAAGGGGGTCGGCGCCTACGAGCTCGACGCCACCGCGCGCGCCGTCAAGCTGGAGGTGTTGAACTCCGCCGGCGTGGTGCTGGACACCCAGCAGCTCGGCGATCAGGCCACCGGCCGCCACAGCTTCAGCGTCGATGCCAGCAAGTATGCCGATCAAAGCGGCCTGAAGTTCCGCATCACCGCCACCACCAGCAGCGGCACCGTGGGCAGCACCACCTTGTCGCAGGACAAGGTGACGGCCATCAGCACCTCAGACAACAAACTGCAGCTCGAGCTGCAGAACGCGGGCCTCGTCTACTACTCGAGCGTCAGGTCTTTCAACTGA
- the flgC gene encoding flagellar basal body rod protein FlgC has product MSMFQIFKVSGSAVSAQSQRLNVVASNLANVDTVAGPDGQAYKARQVTFQTEMMGATGAPGDPAAAGVRVSTITEDQTPGRRIHDPKNPQADAEGYVTYSNVNAVEEMVNMISASRSYQNNIEVMNTAKSLLLKTLQMGQG; this is encoded by the coding sequence ATGTCCATGTTCCAGATTTTCAAGGTGTCCGGCAGCGCTGTCAGTGCGCAAAGCCAGCGCCTCAATGTGGTGGCCAGCAACCTGGCCAATGTGGACACGGTGGCCGGCCCGGATGGCCAGGCCTACAAGGCGCGCCAGGTGACATTCCAGACCGAGATGATGGGTGCCACAGGTGCGCCCGGCGACCCGGCTGCGGCCGGCGTGCGGGTCTCCACCATCACCGAAGACCAGACCCCGGGCCGGCGCATCCACGACCCGAAGAACCCGCAAGCCGACGCCGAGGGCTATGTCACCTACAGCAACGTCAACGCGGTCGAGGAGATGGTCAACATGATCTCGGCCTCGCGCTCGTACCAGAACAACATCGAAGTCATGAACACGGCCAAGAGCCTGTTGCTCAAGACCTTGCAAATGGGCCAGGGCTGA
- a CDS encoding chemotaxis protein CheB, with product MASHDDSVQSAGPTAEGSAAGFPIVGLGASAGGLAAFESFFSGLPADAAPGMAFVLVQHLAPDHKSLLTELIQRFTRMQVFEVEDGMRVKPNCAYIIPPNHDLALLNGALHLLDAGAPRGQRLPIDHFFRSLARDQRERAIAIVLSGTGSDGTLGVRAVKAEGGMAMAQSPASAQFDGMPLNAIATGLIDYELPPEQMAAQLMAYARHAYTRLSAPGAATGMAQDQALQKIFILLRAQTGHDFSNYKPSTIQRRVERRMAVHQLSDIGAYVKYLQHMPAEVQALFRDLLIGVTHFFRDPEAFKVLEEQLIPRLFESKPAGGLIRVWSTGCSSGEEAYSLAILLQECMEKLRASYAVQIFATDIDGRAIAVARAGVYPASIAADLSPERLARFFVLEPDGSYRVHKGLRDMLVFSEQDLIKDPPFSKLDLISCRNLLIYLNAELQKRLIPLFHYALNPGGLLLLGSSEGVGEFGEMFTVLDRKGKLYQRKEGLHGLQRATLGRLAPLMPAVPAQPDPALIRGAGKSGYAAKPPLRALTEQTLLQHMVPASALVNAQGDILYLHGRTGMFLEPAPGEVGVSNIVKMAREGLRHELAKALQQVVAMPEVMRIPGLRVKTNGHFSVVNLTLRPIVATQPDAAGTMLYLVSMEELHEAALSAPLPAPAAQDGDPAPLHDASLRIEALTLELRAKEEYLQSTLEELGSSNEELKSSNEEMQSVNEELQSANEELETSKEELQSVNEELATVNTELHTKVLDLSRANNDMNNLLAGTGIGTVFVDHQLRILRFTPAAVQFINLIAGDIGRPIGHIVSNLIGYDHLVADVRAVLDTLSSKEVEVQVAGDRWCLMRVQPYRTLDNVIEGAVITFADITETAAAREALRAANERLLRLAVVVRDAHDAITVQGLDGRIQAWNPGAERLYGWSETEALQLSIADLTPADLRAQQQDRLERLGRAEMLPPAQTQRLTKSGEVRHVFIVSTPLLNASGQVYAVATTERATPAPAP from the coding sequence ATGGCAAGCCACGATGACTCCGTGCAAAGCGCAGGCCCGACAGCGGAAGGGTCCGCCGCCGGTTTTCCCATCGTCGGCCTCGGCGCCTCGGCCGGCGGGTTGGCGGCCTTCGAGAGCTTCTTCTCGGGCCTTCCGGCCGATGCCGCGCCGGGCATGGCCTTCGTGCTGGTGCAGCACCTGGCTCCGGACCACAAGAGCCTGCTGACCGAGCTGATCCAGCGCTTCACCCGGATGCAGGTGTTCGAGGTCGAGGACGGCATGCGCGTGAAACCCAACTGCGCCTACATCATCCCGCCCAACCACGATCTGGCCCTGCTCAATGGCGCGCTGCATTTGCTCGACGCCGGCGCGCCGCGCGGCCAGCGCCTGCCCATCGACCACTTCTTCCGCTCGCTGGCCAGGGACCAGCGCGAACGGGCGATCGCCATCGTGCTCTCGGGCACCGGTAGCGATGGCACGCTGGGCGTGCGGGCGGTCAAGGCCGAGGGCGGCATGGCGATGGCGCAAAGCCCCGCCTCGGCACAGTTCGACGGCATGCCGCTGAATGCCATCGCCACCGGGCTGATCGACTACGAGCTGCCGCCCGAACAGATGGCCGCTCAGCTGATGGCCTATGCCCGGCATGCCTACACCCGTCTGTCCGCCCCCGGGGCGGCCACGGGCATGGCCCAGGATCAGGCGCTGCAGAAGATCTTCATCCTGCTGCGGGCCCAGACCGGTCATGACTTTTCGAACTACAAGCCGAGCACGATACAGCGGCGCGTCGAGCGGCGCATGGCCGTGCACCAGTTGAGCGACATCGGCGCCTACGTCAAATACCTGCAGCACATGCCGGCCGAGGTGCAGGCGCTGTTCCGCGACCTGTTGATCGGCGTCACGCATTTCTTCCGCGACCCCGAGGCCTTCAAGGTGCTGGAGGAACAGCTGATCCCGCGCCTGTTCGAGAGCAAGCCGGCGGGCGGACTGATACGGGTCTGGTCCACCGGCTGCTCCAGTGGCGAGGAGGCCTATTCGCTGGCCATCCTGCTGCAGGAATGCATGGAGAAGCTGCGCGCCAGCTACGCGGTGCAGATCTTCGCCACCGACATCGACGGCCGGGCGATCGCCGTGGCCCGCGCCGGCGTGTACCCGGCCAGCATCGCTGCCGACCTGTCGCCCGAGCGTCTGGCCCGCTTCTTTGTCCTGGAGCCGGACGGCAGCTACCGCGTCCACAAGGGCCTGCGCGACATGCTGGTGTTCTCAGAGCAGGACCTGATCAAGGACCCGCCGTTCTCGAAGCTGGACCTGATCAGCTGCCGCAATCTGCTGATCTATCTGAACGCCGAGCTGCAAAAACGCCTGATCCCGCTGTTCCACTACGCGTTGAACCCCGGCGGCCTGCTGCTGCTGGGCAGCTCCGAGGGCGTGGGCGAGTTCGGCGAGATGTTCACCGTGCTCGACCGCAAGGGCAAGCTCTATCAGCGCAAAGAGGGCCTGCACGGGCTGCAACGCGCCACCCTGGGCCGCCTGGCGCCGCTGATGCCGGCCGTGCCCGCCCAGCCAGATCCGGCGCTGATACGGGGCGCCGGCAAGAGCGGGTATGCCGCCAAGCCGCCGCTGCGGGCCCTGACCGAGCAGACCCTGCTGCAGCATATGGTGCCGGCCAGCGCCCTGGTCAACGCCCAGGGCGACATCCTCTATCTGCACGGACGCACCGGCATGTTCCTGGAGCCCGCACCGGGCGAAGTCGGCGTCAGCAATATCGTCAAGATGGCGCGCGAGGGTCTGCGCCATGAGCTGGCCAAGGCCCTGCAGCAGGTCGTGGCCATGCCCGAGGTGATGCGCATCCCGGGTTTGCGCGTCAAGACCAATGGCCACTTCAGTGTCGTCAATCTGACCCTGCGCCCGATCGTTGCGACTCAGCCAGATGCCGCGGGCACCATGCTCTACCTGGTCTCGATGGAAGAGCTCCACGAGGCCGCGCTGTCCGCCCCCCTGCCTGCTCCCGCGGCGCAGGACGGCGACCCCGCCCCGCTGCACGACGCCAGCCTGCGCATCGAGGCCTTGACGCTTGAACTGCGGGCCAAGGAGGAATATCTTCAAAGCACGCTCGAGGAGTTGGGGAGTTCCAACGAGGAACTGAAGTCCTCGAACGAGGAGATGCAGTCCGTCAACGAAGAGTTGCAGTCCGCCAACGAGGAGCTCGAGACCTCCAAGGAGGAGTTGCAGTCGGTCAACGAGGAGCTGGCCACGGTGAATACCGAGCTGCACACCAAGGTGCTGGATCTGTCTCGTGCCAATAACGACATGAACAATCTGCTCGCCGGCACCGGCATAGGCACGGTGTTTGTCGATCATCAGCTGCGCATCCTGCGCTTCACCCCGGCCGCCGTGCAGTTCATCAACCTGATCGCCGGAGACATCGGCCGCCCGATCGGCCACATCGTGTCCAACCTGATCGGCTATGACCACCTCGTCGCCGATGTGCGTGCCGTGCTGGACACCCTCAGTTCAAAGGAGGTGGAAGTGCAGGTGGCCGGCGACAGGTGGTGCCTGATGCGCGTCCAGCCCTACCGTACGCTGGACAATGTCATCGAAGGCGCGGTCATCACCTTCGCCGACATCACCGAGACGGCGGCCGCGCGCGAGGCCCTGCGTGCCGCCAACGAACGCCTGCTGCGCCTAGCCGTGGTCGTGCGCGATGCCCATGACGCCATCACCGTACAGGGCCTGGACGGCCGCATCCAGGCCTGGAACCCGGGCGCCGAGCGCCTGTACGGCTGGAGCGAGACCGAAGCGCTGCAGCTAAGCATCGCCGACCTGACGCCAGCGGACCTGCGCGCCCAGCAGCAGGATCGGCTCGAACGCCTCGGGCGCGCCGAGATGCTGCCGCCGGCACAGACGCAGCGGCTGACCAAGTCGGGTGAGGTCCGGCACGTCTTCATCGTCTCCACACCCCTGCTCAACGCGAGCGGCCAAGTCTATGCGGTCGCCACCACCGAACGGGCCACGCCCGCGCCGGCACCATGA
- a CDS encoding DUF1841 family protein has protein sequence MYAPSQNDVRAFFCDTYAKQRERLPLTPMEALAAQWIDEHPEYHAELADKAAALEAVYTVEDGRTNPFLHLSMHLTISEQVSIDQPHGVRQAVELLAARRNSLHEAHHVAMDALGEMIWASQRSGLPPDGHAYLERIRSKATR, from the coding sequence ATGTATGCCCCCTCCCAAAATGACGTCCGTGCTTTTTTTTGCGACACCTATGCCAAGCAGCGCGAGCGCCTGCCGCTGACACCGATGGAAGCGCTGGCCGCGCAATGGATAGACGAACATCCCGAGTACCACGCCGAGCTGGCCGACAAGGCCGCCGCGCTGGAGGCTGTTTACACGGTTGAAGACGGCCGCACCAACCCGTTTCTGCATCTGTCCATGCACCTGACCATCAGCGAGCAGGTATCCATCGATCAACCCCACGGCGTGCGCCAGGCGGTGGAGTTGCTGGCGGCCAGGCGCAACTCGCTGCACGAGGCCCATCATGTGGCAATGGACGCCCTGGGCGAGATGATCTGGGCCTCGCAGCGCAGCGGTCTGCCGCCCGACGGCCATGCCTATCTGGAGCGCATCCGCAGCAAGGCGACGCGCTGA
- the flgA gene encoding flagellar basal body P-ring formation chaperone FlgA, translated as MSYTVPPTLLQASLLALLLAAACPAPAQQALGEPLARELQQLAEQGARAGLPAKTRVEVQLGELDPRLRLAPCQQVQPYLPNGMKMWGRTRIGLRCVQGTSKWNVTLPLTVQVFARALVAKSPLPGGLVLSQADLHEAEIDIAADGGAVFTEAQVLVGRTLVRSVNAGEAVRSSFLKQRQWFATGETVKVLAIGQGYAVEGEGQAQGPGTEGQEVRVRFESGRVVTGRATGERKVELQL; from the coding sequence ATGTCCTACACCGTCCCGCCCACCCTGCTACAAGCGTCGCTGCTGGCGCTGCTGCTGGCCGCCGCCTGTCCGGCACCGGCCCAGCAGGCGCTGGGCGAGCCGCTGGCGCGCGAGCTGCAGCAGCTGGCCGAGCAGGGCGCCCGGGCCGGTCTGCCGGCCAAGACCCGGGTGGAAGTGCAGCTGGGCGAGCTGGATCCGCGTCTGCGCCTGGCGCCTTGCCAGCAGGTCCAGCCCTATCTGCCCAACGGCATGAAGATGTGGGGCCGCACCCGCATCGGGCTGCGCTGTGTGCAGGGCACCTCGAAATGGAATGTCACGCTGCCGCTGACCGTGCAGGTGTTTGCACGGGCGCTGGTGGCCAAATCCCCCCTGCCTGGGGGGTTGGTTTTGTCTCAAGCCGATCTGCACGAGGCCGAAATAGACATAGCTGCCGATGGTGGCGCCGTGTTTACTGAGGCTCAAGTATTGGTGGGACGCACCCTGGTGCGGTCCGTCAATGCCGGTGAGGCAGTTCGCAGCAGTTTTCTCAAACAACGCCAGTGGTTCGCCACCGGTGAAACTGTAAAGGTGCTGGCTATCGGGCAGGGTTATGCCGTTGAAGGTGAAGGTCAGGCCCAGGGGCCGGGCACAGAAGGACAGGAAGTCCGCGTGCGCTTTGAAAGCGGGCGTGTTGTGACCGGCCGGGCAACAGGGGAGAGAAAAGTGGAGCTGCAGTTATGA
- the flgM gene encoding flagellar biosynthesis anti-sigma factor FlgM — protein sequence MKIGNSPDKVASTSTERVASGDANRNVAGAKPQGVKASEASAQVELSSSAAKLLDGVGAAGDGDFDAQKVDRISQAISEGKFTVNAEAIADKLITNAQEVLGKVSSH from the coding sequence ATGAAAATTGGTAACAGCCCCGACAAGGTCGCCTCGACCAGCACTGAGCGGGTCGCTTCAGGCGACGCCAACCGCAATGTGGCGGGCGCCAAGCCCCAGGGCGTGAAGGCCAGCGAAGCCAGCGCACAGGTGGAGTTGTCAAGCTCCGCTGCCAAGCTGCTGGATGGCGTTGGCGCCGCCGGCGACGGCGACTTCGACGCGCAAAAGGTCGATCGCATCTCGCAAGCGATCTCGGAAGGCAAGTTCACCGTCAACGCCGAAGCGATTGCCGACAAACTGATCACCAATGCCCAGGAAGTGCTGGGCAAGGTCTCGTCGCACTGA
- a CDS encoding EAL domain-containing protein, with protein sequence MKAPAGRPPASASALRREAEVLARRIEGRPGQDIKAPAPEALPALLHELRVHQIELEMQNDELRRTQADLDSSHARYFDLYDLAPVGYCSISAQGLIQQANLTAAKLLTVPRGQLIGQPLSRFICREDQDRFYLLRRQLLQTEAMQSTELRLLKSDGASFWADLTASLSQDDGGAAVLRVVLHDADERRGAQQALAANQAFTAAVLDSLSEQIAVLDAQGLIVAVNEAWRRFGQSQGAGNALAVGTNYLLACTEGSGMANAQERMAAADGIREVLTGRRSHFALEYQHRAPDCWIGMQVSPMLGEHPGVVISLRDISDRMQVQQQLLAGKASLRESGERMQDVLDKMADGFIIIDVQGRVDAYNKAACSIFGYTPGEVLGRNVAMLMPEPHRSHHDLYLQHYQRTGDARVVGKPREVAGLRKNGQVFPMSLSVSEVNHAGRTTFVALVRDITQDRQHSEEIHRLAFYDPLTGLPNRRLLMDRLKQAMAASSRTGMQGALMFLDLDHFKRLNDSLGHDVGDLLLQQVAARLSACVREGDSVARLGGDEFVLLIETISCQAAEAATQAEIVANKILHSLGQPYSLRGHQYSSTPSIGIVLFVEERDSLEELLKKADVAMYQAKAAGRNTARFFDPEMQATVTALTELERDMRRGLARQEFLLHYQVQVDGQGRPIGAEALVRWQHPEKGLLLPARFIALAEDTGMIVPLGRWVLETACAQLRAWAASAERATWTMAVNISAAQVAQPGFVDEVIAALHGSGANPLLLKLELTESLLVENVEEVIAKFNAIKAQGVGFSIDDFGTGFSSLMHLKRLPLDQIKIDRSFVHDLLTDGSDAVIAGSIIALGHSLGLTVIAEGVETRAQRDFLAGIGCNAFQGYFFGRPVPAQELPGR encoded by the coding sequence ATGAAAGCGCCTGCCGGCCGCCCCCCTGCGTCGGCCTCCGCCTTGCGCCGCGAGGCCGAGGTGCTGGCCCGACGCATCGAAGGCAGGCCGGGGCAGGACATCAAGGCGCCGGCGCCCGAAGCCCTGCCGGCCCTGCTTCACGAACTGCGCGTGCACCAGATCGAGCTGGAGATGCAGAACGACGAGTTGCGCCGCACCCAGGCCGATCTCGACAGCTCCCACGCGCGCTACTTCGACCTCTACGATCTGGCGCCGGTCGGCTACTGCAGCATCAGCGCCCAGGGCTTGATACAGCAGGCCAATCTGACGGCGGCCAAGCTGTTGACAGTGCCGCGGGGCCAGCTCATCGGCCAGCCGCTGTCGCGTTTCATCTGCCGCGAAGATCAGGACCGTTTCTACCTGCTGCGCCGGCAGTTGCTGCAGACCGAGGCGATGCAGTCCACCGAGCTGCGCCTGCTGAAGAGCGACGGTGCAAGCTTCTGGGCCGATCTGACCGCCAGCCTCAGCCAGGACGACGGCGGAGCGGCTGTGCTGCGCGTCGTGCTGCACGACGCCGACGAGCGCCGCGGCGCGCAGCAGGCTCTGGCCGCCAACCAGGCATTTACCGCCGCGGTACTCGATTCGCTGAGCGAACAGATCGCCGTGCTCGATGCGCAGGGCCTGATCGTGGCCGTCAACGAGGCCTGGCGCCGCTTCGGCCAGAGCCAAGGCGCGGGCAACGCCCTGGCCGTGGGCACGAACTACCTGCTGGCCTGCACCGAGGGCTCGGGCATGGCCAATGCGCAGGAACGGATGGCCGCCGCGGATGGCATCCGCGAGGTGCTGACGGGCCGCCGGTCGCACTTCGCCCTGGAGTATCAGCACCGGGCGCCGGACTGCTGGATCGGCATGCAGGTCTCACCGATGCTTGGCGAGCACCCGGGTGTCGTGATCAGCCTGCGCGACATCAGCGACCGGATGCAGGTGCAACAGCAACTGCTGGCGGGCAAGGCCAGCCTGCGCGAGTCCGGCGAGCGGATGCAGGACGTGCTGGACAAGATGGCCGACGGCTTCATCATCATCGATGTGCAGGGGCGGGTCGACGCATACAACAAGGCCGCCTGCTCGATCTTCGGCTACACGCCCGGCGAGGTGCTGGGCCGCAATGTCGCGATGCTGATGCCCGAGCCGCACCGCAGTCACCACGATCTCTATCTGCAACACTACCAGCGCACCGGCGATGCCCGCGTCGTCGGCAAGCCTCGCGAGGTGGCCGGTCTGCGCAAGAACGGCCAGGTGTTCCCGATGAGCCTGTCGGTGTCCGAGGTCAATCATGCCGGCCGCACCACCTTCGTCGCCCTGGTGCGTGACATCACCCAGGACCGCCAGCACAGCGAGGAGATTCATCGCCTGGCCTTCTACGATCCGCTCACCGGCCTGCCCAACCGGCGCCTGCTGATGGACCGGCTCAAGCAGGCCATGGCCGCCTCCTCGCGTACCGGCATGCAGGGGGCGCTGATGTTCCTGGACCTCGACCATTTCAAGCGCCTCAACGACAGCCTCGGCCATGATGTCGGCGACCTGCTGCTGCAACAGGTCGCCGCCCGGCTCAGCGCCTGCGTGCGCGAGGGCGACAGCGTCGCCCGCCTGGGGGGCGACGAGTTCGTGCTGCTGATCGAGACCATCAGCTGCCAGGCCGCCGAAGCGGCGACGCAGGCCGAGATCGTGGCCAACAAGATCCTGCATTCGCTGGGCCAGCCCTACAGCCTGCGCGGCCACCAGTACAGCAGCACGCCCAGCATCGGCATCGTGCTCTTCGTCGAGGAGCGCGACAGCCTGGAGGAGTTGCTGAAAAAGGCCGATGTGGCCATGTACCAGGCCAAGGCGGCCGGCCGCAACACCGCCCGTTTTTTCGACCCCGAGATGCAGGCCACCGTGACCGCCCTGACCGAGCTCGAACGGGATATGCGGCGCGGTCTGGCGCGGCAGGAGTTTCTGCTGCACTACCAGGTGCAGGTCGATGGCCAGGGGCGGCCGATCGGCGCCGAGGCCCTGGTGCGCTGGCAGCACCCCGAAAAGGGCCTGCTGCTGCCGGCCCGGTTCATCGCGCTGGCCGAGGACACCGGCATGATCGTGCCCCTGGGCCGCTGGGTGCTGGAAACCGCCTGCGCGCAGTTGCGCGCCTGGGCCGCAAGCGCTGAACGGGCGACCTGGACAATGGCCGTCAACATCAGCGCTGCCCAGGTGGCTCAGCCGGGTTTTGTCGACGAGGTCATCGCCGCCCTGCATGGCAGCGGGGCCAACCCGCTGCTGCTGAAGCTGGAGCTGACCGAGAGCCTGCTGGTCGAGAACGTCGAGGAGGTGATCGCCAAGTTCAATGCCATCAAGGCCCAGGGCGTCGGTTTCTCGATCGACGATTTCGGCACCGGCTTCTCGTCGCTGATGCACCTCAAGCGCCTGCCGCTGGATCAGATCAAGATCGACCGCTCCTTCGTCCACGACCTGCTGACCGACGGCAGCGACGCGGTGATCGCGGGCTCCATCATCGCGCTCGGCCACAGCCTGGGACTGACGGTGATTGCCGAGGGGGTGGAAACGCGGGCGCAGCGCGACTTCCTGGCCGGCATCGGCTGCAATGCATTTCAGGGCTATTTCTTCGGCCGCCCGGTGCCGGCACAGGAACTGCCGGGCCGTTGA